AATAGATAGGCAGGGGCTATTTTCCCCGAGGTGAGGGCATTACTCAGGGTTTGGGCGATCGCATCTTGTCCTGCCAATTGTGCAAAAGTTTGGGGACGATATTTATGGTGTAAGGGCTCGTAAGTCACAGTAGTTATGGTTTATGCAGGGGAATAAGAAATAGTGATCATACTTATCTTAAGGTTTAATTGTCCATTGTCTATTGTCCATTGTCAATTGTTTTCTCCATTGTTCATTGTTATCAGTTATTATTGAATATCGACTGAATATGGGTTCTTATTTTTAAAGGCAATGATTAAAAAATTATGGCGCTGGGGTACTAAAAAAGAAGAATCAGCACTAGATTACGAAGCGCAAGAAGGGGAAGAATCTTCCCAGCCAAAATTGTTCACCGATGACAAAACCCTAGAATATCTTTTCAATCAACTATTAGAAGGAGTTGCCAAAGGATGGACAGAAAACCGCATCGAAAAATTTTTTCAAAATTTAGAACCGAAAATAACCGTCGATAGTTGGTTAGTGTGGTTACAAAAATATGGTGAAAGTTTAGTCAATTCCCTAGCACCTCATTACACCATCGCTTCTCGTATGGTCATCTTGGGTGAAAAAACTTCTTCCCTACCATTTTATCGTCCTGTGGGAGATTTAGCCCATGAGTTTGCCAATGAAATTTTAGCCCGTAAAGATGGTATTCAGCTAGAGCCTATTAATGGTAATGGGGATGAGGATGATGCCGCAGAGGCTAGTAGTTTGGCGGATTTACTCAAGTTGTTACAAAATGATGAAAATTTTGCCCGTAAAACTGCTCGTAAGTTGGGTTTAAAAAACCATGAACCGGGAGCTATTATTGATAAGTTAATTAAGGCTAGTAATTCGAGTAAGGAGATTTTGTTGGAGGTGGAGTCCATCACCACAGACGAAGAAGAGGAGTTAGTTGATTTAGAATGGGTAGAACATTGGTTTAATCTTGGTCTGGAAAAGGCGGAAAAGGGTGATCTGCAAGGGGCGATCGCCTCTTGGGACAAAATCATTGAGGTAGAACCTAATTTAGGACAAGTATGGCACAATAGGGGTTGTGCGCTGGCTTATTTACAAAATTATGCCGAAGCCATCGAATCTTTTGATCATGCCCTCGATATTAATGTTAACGATGTGGAATCTTGGCACAATCGGGGTAATGCCCTCTACAATCTCCGCCAATATCCAGAAGCCTTGATGAGTTGGGAAAGGGCGATCGGTATTCAACCCAACCACGCCATGGCATGGTACCATAAGGGCTTAGTATTAGAAGCCCTCGGGCGTTTTATCGAAGCAAAAGAATCTTATCAACAAGTAAAGGCGATCGCCCCTGAATTTGACGCAATCGAAATCCGTCTGCAAAACCTTTCCTAGAATCCATGGCAAACCTTCCCCACATTACCGCCATCCTCGCCATGAGTGCCGATGGCAAAATTAGCACCGAAAGTGCCAAACCAGCCCGATTTAGTAGCCCTCAAGATCTCGCCCACCTAGAAGAACAAATATCTCTCTGTGATGCCATCATCTTCGGTGCCAACACCCTCAGAGCCTACGGTACCACCCTGACCATTAAACAACCCCATCTCCTTGCCCAAAGACAAGAAAGACAACAAAACCCTCAACCCATTAATATAGTTTGCTCTGCTTCAGGCAACCTAGAAACCCATTATTCTTTTTTTGAACAACCAGTAAAAAGAATTTTATTAACAACCCAAAAAGGCAAAGAAAACTGGAATATTAATATTAATAGAAACGATAAAAAAATACTTTTCAATGATTATTTAATAATTGAAAATAAAAACAAAAAAATAGACTGGCAACCAGTATTTAAACACTTAAAAAGCATTAATATAAATCGTGTCGCCGTCCTCGGCGGAGGAGAATTAATCGCCTCCATATTAGAAAAAAAGCTGATTGATGATCTTTGGTTAACAGTTTGTCCAGTGATACTAGGAGGAAACCAAGCCCCCAGCCCCGTAGGCGGAAACTCCTTTCCCCAATCAATTCCCCTGCATTTAAAAAGAGTCAAACAAGTGGGAGAAGAACTATTTTTAAACTATCAAATAATCAAAAATTAACGATCAACCATTACCCCTTGTTCCTCTTTTAACTCCGCAATTTCCTGCTCCAAAGACTCGATTCTATCAATTAAGCCCCTGATTACAGTCGCCTCAGAGTCAGGTAAATTACCATGTTCGAGGGGATTAACCTTCACCCCAGAACGATATACAATTCTGCCAGGAATACCTACCACAGTACACTCAGAAGGTACATCCCGCAAAACCACCGAACCAGCACCAATGCGAACATTATTTCCGATCAACAAATTACCCAAAACCTTCGCACCTGCACCAACTACCACGTTTTCACCGAGGGTAGGGTGACGTTTACCCGTATCTTTTCCTGTACCACCGAGGGTAACACCCTGATAAATAAGGCAATAATCCCCCAAAATGGCAGTCTCACCAATCACAACTCCCATACCATGATCAATAAATACCCCTTGCCCCAACTGCGCCCCTGGGTGAATTTCAATACCCGTGAAAAAGCGACCCAAATGGGAGAGAAAACGAGGAATAAAAGGAACTCCTAAGCGGTATAACCAATGAGAAAAGCGGTGCAAAACCACTGCCTGTAAACCGGGATAACATAATAAGACTTCTAACCAGTTACGGGCGGCAGGATCTCGCTCAAAGATAATTTTAAAATCAGAAATGATTGATGATAGCACTTTATATATATTGAGTAAAAATTTCTACTAAAATTATTATCCCTCAGTATTAACCAATGTGGTGGAAGGGTTTACCGAAATTTAAAAAGGAGATTCATTGGTTCTGGAAACTTGACCAATGGGAGGAACACTGCTCCCTTGATTTTGATTCATACCTTGAGGAGTGGGAGTCCAAGGATTTACAGTGGGGCTAACGCTAGATGGCACATTATTAGTTTGAATGGGAGGAGAATAGTATTGTCCACCACTCGGAATATTATTCTGCATAGGAGGAGTTTGAGATTGGGGAATATTACGATTAGAGTTATAGTTACCCATAACATTACTCACCGCCTGATTTAGGGGACTAGGGGCAATAGGAATCTGTTGTGAGCTAGTTTGTCTTTGTTGATTAAATTCAGGACTTAGTAACCCTTGTAAATTAGCATTACCATTACCATTACCCACAGAGGGAGTGATTTGAGGAGAGATACGGGGAAGAGATAATACTTGATCGTACAACCGACTTTGATTAGGCGCAGTGGGGGCATTTCTCCTTTCCACGGTATCATCAGAACCAAATAAATTCACTTCCCTAATATCTGAATCGAGGGGATCTTCTGCGAGGGGCTGATCTTCTGGGGAAGATAAGCTGTCGGGGTCAGTAGTGGCATTATTCGGATCAATGGGATTTTCAGCAGTTCCCTCTTCGGTGTCCTCCACATTTTCCACCTCAATATCAACGGATGCACCAGATCGAGATGGGGCGGGGGTTCTTCTACTAGCTTCTCTGAATTGGTTGTTAATAGCTATTAATTGCCAAGCAGCAATGCCGATAATTCCCAAGACGACAATGGAAGCCAGAAACAAAGGGCTTAAAAAGGTTCCCATTCTTGACTTGAGATAATCGGGGGAGTGTTTTTTGGATGGTGCCATAATAAAAATACCCAATGATTGTCGGTACACTTAATTATATCATTATCTTTTGGGGACGATCTCTATCTTGTGTTGGTATAAAGAAGCCACCCTCCTATCCCTAAACCAATAAGATTACCTAACCAAGCTCCCATAAATGGACTCATAAGACCAGAAATAGCGAAGGATTCTCCCATAAAAGAGAGTACATAATAAACTAAGATAAGGGCGATACAGATTCCGAAACTTTTGGCTTTACCCGTGTTTTGGGGACGGATGCCAAGGGCTGAACCCATCATGGTAAAAACGATACAAACAAAAGGGAGGGCAATTTTGCTTTGGATTTTGACAGCTAATCTTCTGGCTTCGTCTAAGTTTCCTTCTAGTCTGGCGATGTTTAAGTATTGTTGAGCTTGACCAATGCTCATTTCGTCATAACTGAGGGGACGATTGGCAAAGTCTAGGGGCGCTCGGGGCAGGGCTAGTTGTTGGTGTTGAAAACGAACTACATTTTTTGAACTACCATCCATGGCAATGACATAAATGGTGCCGTTGAAAAAATCCCAAATATTTTCGCTGATGTTCCAGCGTGCGGTTTCGGCGGTTAATACTTGATTGACTCCTTCCCTAGAAAAGTCGAGGATGGTTAAATATTTCATTTCATCGCCGTTAAATTCTTCGGCATAAAAAAGCCTTGCTAACCCGTAATTGACACTGCCATCGTCTCTGACAATATCAGCATATTCAGGATATAAAATATTACGTTCGTTCAAATCTGGTCGAACTTGGGTAAGGGCATTTTGCAGGGTGATGGTGGCTTGTCGGTTGGCAGAAGGTGTAACCACATCATTGATAAAAAATGTCATTCCTGTGATGAATAGACTGAGTATGAGGGCAGGAATAACCAGACGAAATAGATTGATACCTACACTTCTGAGGGCGATGATTTCACTATCGCTAGAAAGACGACTGTAGGCGACTAGGGTGGCAAGAAGCAATGACATGGGAAAGGCGAGGACGATAAATTCTGGCATCCTCAACAAAAACACTTGAAAGGCGACTCCTACAAAGAGCCCTGATTCGGTTACTCGGCGAATTAGTTCAAATAATGTACCAATGGATAGTCCGAGCGCTGTAAATAGACCAATTCCGAAGAGGAAGGGCATGATTAGCTCGGAAAGAATATACTTATCCATGAGGGAAATATGGAATTTAAAGGTGGTGATTTTTTGTTTATCTTCCATAAAAGCTAGACTTTAAAGTTATCTCCTAGATAGTATTGTCGAACAAGGGGATTGTTATATAGTTCTTCGGCGGTGCCTGATGCTAAAATTTGCCCTTCTCGCATGATATACGATCGCCCCGTAATGGCAAGGGTTTCTCTAACATTATGATCTGTGATCAAAATTCCCATGCCTTTATTTTTGAGATCATCAATAATCTGTTGAATTTCGGATACGGCAATGGGATCAACCCCCGCAAAAGGTTCATCGAGGAGCAAAAACTTGGGTCCTTCTCTACCAACGGCTAAGGCACGAGCTAATTCGGTGCGTCTTCTTTCTCCTCCCGAGACTTGAGAACCTTTGGTATTAACTACTTTTTCGAGGCGGAAGTCTTCTATGAGTTGTTTTAGTCTGATGGTACGGGTACGGGAGGAAAGGTTGGTTTGTTCTAGGACTAATTCAATATTTTCTCTGACGGTGAGGTTACGAAAAATACTGGCTTGTTGGGTAAGATAACCGATACCTAGTTTTGCCCTTTGGTTGAGCTTGAGGGAGGTAATATCTTGGTTGTCTAGGTTTACTTCTCCCTGATTGGGCATCACTAATCCTGTGGTGATATAGAATGTAGTTGTTTTACCTGCTCCATTAGGACCTAATAAACCAACGATTTCTCCTTGGGATACTTTGAGGTTAACTCGATTGACTATGGATCTTTTGCCATAGGATTTATGAATGTTCTTCAGTGTTAATTGCATAGGATTTTTTTGGGACAAACCAGCTTTTGTCCTCAGTTTTAAAGGTTGTTTTCCTCAATTAGGTATACGGATTCTACTTGTCTTTGGTTTTGGGGGGTGGCGATAAATCTTCCTTCGTCGATAAGGTAAGTCATGGTTTCGGCTCTCATGCTATTACCGTCTTGGATGACTTGCACGTTACCGTTTAGTACTAATCTTCTTTCTTGGCTAAAAAACTGAGCTTGGGCGGCGGTGGCTTGAATGTTGCGGGAGGGATAGTCGATATAAACGTTACCCCTTGCGGTAATCACCCCTGTTTCTGAGTTGGCTTCTTGTACGTCGGAGCGTACGGTGAGAGCTTGTCTGTTGCTGGTTTGGGCTTGGACTTCTAGGTTATTTTGGTCTAGGTTGGGGCTGATGGTGGTGATGAGGGTACTTATAATGGCGGTGGAAATCAGCAGGGGATAGTATTTTTTTGGTTTCATGGTTAATGGTTTCATGGCGATCGCACTTAATAGAGGATATTTTTATTTTATACTTTCTTTTCTCGGCTGAGATGTTCCATAGAAAGCTGAATAGTTAGATTTTGGAAAGAACAAATATGTTCCCTTGATTACCTCGACTAATACGCAAATCATGGTCTAAATAGGTGGTTTCTAACCAACCATTGGTATTAGTGATGGCGTCTAAGGCTTGATTGAGGTTAATGTCGAGGGGAAAAATATGTTTTTTCTGACTAATTTGTCTGATCAAATCTTGGGGAGATAAATATTTGAGCCAATTTTTGAGGGTGACAATGGTACGCTCAAATTTGACATTAACTTTTTTGTCGGACTCGACTTTCAAATGGGCAATAACTACCATCACACTATCTAATAAGGGTAATCCTTTGATTTCGGCAATGTTATAAATTTTTTGGGTGGAGGTATTGATGGATTGATAAATATTCTCTATTTCCACAAGGGGAATATTATTTAAGCCAAATAAATTTTTGCTGGAGGTATAGAGTAACTGCCAATCTCCGTCGAGAAGATCTCGTTTTTGCAACGGTTGGGGGTTCGGATTATTGTCTTCTAGTTCTTCGATGGCACTTAAAATCTCAATTTTATCGTTGTCAGAGGTGCTTGTTTTTCCGTTACAACGGGCGATCGCCCCTAATAAATTAGTTTTCGCATTCATGGATAATCTGGTAAAATATATTTTCTCGACGAAATTTACACGGCTAGTTATATTAGTTTATGAAAAATCCTGCACTGCGTAAAGAAAAGCGCTACGAACCGGCGCCTGTGATTCCTTTAAAACAGGAAGGTTCCATTTTAGAGTGGTTGGAAAGTAATAATAAAATTATTTATCGGGAGGAGAAAGAAGAAAAAACTAACATCGTACCCGTACCCGAAGATGAGGAAATCGCAGAACTCATTGACGGTGATGATGATGATTTTGATAACGACTTAGATGATGATGATTCCGATGTAGATGATGATATTATCTAACGGAAAATAATAGGGGTATTGGTATTTTTCCAATACCCTTAATGCTATTCCTCGGCGCCTATTTCTTCCTCCTCAAGGGGAGTAATACGATTGATTAATTGAATCAGTTGATCTCCTTTTTCTAAGGATGAATCTTCCCTAAATCTAATTTCGGGAGTATGACGTAAACTGATTTTCTGCCCTAAACTACGACGAACAAAAGGAGTACAGGCTTTTAAACCCTCCATGGTTTCCCTTTTTGCCTCTGCAGTTCCGTAGATACTGACGAAGATTTTAGCGTGTTGTAAGTCCCCAGAAACTTCGACGTGGGTAATACTTACCATCCCTGCACCGACACGATCATCTTTTATTTCACTAATCAACATCTGACTGACTTCTCTTTTAATCAGAGAAGATACCTTTTCAATACGACGACTATTAGCCATTGTTCTTTTTTTCTATGTGTTAACAACAATTTGTTTGTGAGTATTAGGTGCTGCTAATACCTAACATTGCTTCTAGGGTAAAATAAAGGAAAGAAAAAATCCCAATTAAAACTCCAAAAATAGCAATTCCTGTCACAGGATTTTTGAATAAAGGTTTAATTTGTTCCCATAAAAAAATGAATATTCCTAAAATTAAACTCACCATATAGCGAGGATAACGTAGGACATTTTCCCAAAAACCATCCATAATTTGACTTTCTTTAATTTATTTATTATTAACTAATTATTGGACTGAGTCTTAATTAAGACAAAATACCTATACTATGTATTTTAGCAGTTATTTTTTATTTGGCATCGAGACATTAATCACTAGAGCGAGTATTTTTATTGACCACCTTAATGATGTGTTGCTGATGAAGGGGTTTAATCAGAACATCACAAAAGCCCACGGATTGATAATCTTGGGGTTGAATTTTGGTTAGGTCTTCGGTAATGAGGATAATGGGAATATTTTGTAAACTAGGAACTTTCTTAAATTTACTGATAATATCATAGGCACTAATAGAATTTATTTCCAAGTCCACAAAAATGATTTCGGGAGGATTTTTTTGGGCAAAGGCGATCGCCAATTCTCCATCCCGAAACGAAGTAAAATTAAAGCTCAATTCATTGATAGTATTTTTCATACCATTAACAACCTCTTCCTCCTCTGTAATACATAAAGCCTTGTTACCATCACCGTGGAGAGAAGATGCCTTAGACTTAATCAACCAAGGGAAAGGAATATCCTCCGTCGCAATCAATTCAATTAAACCCAACTGAAAATAAGGATTCATCATCCTAGTCATAGAAACAATATCTTGATTTAACTGACTATGTAAATCTCGCAAAGTATTCTTACCATTAAACAACTTTTTCATTATTTGATAAGTGGTCGGGGAGGTTCTTTTTTGTAACTCAACTTGCTGACGAATAACAGGGGCTTGATTTGGGGATCTATCTGCTAATTTGGCTCCCAACCATTTTTGCCAATCTTGCCAAACCTCTACAATAATTGGTTCAGTATCAATAAAAACCAATGGAGAAAGAGGATTTTTATCTTCTACAATATCAAAATTAACCTCCATTGCTCTGGTTAAATCAAATAAAATTTCTTGGACAATATTACGAATAATTTTATTAGTCGTTAAAGGATTAAATACTTTTTGATCAATCAGAAAAGAAAATAAATTATATTCCCAATTATTAACAAAGGTTTGGTTATTAAAAAACTGAGGATCAAAAGTATCTAATAGTTGGAGTGCTTCGGGCGCAAATTTATTGACATTTCTACGCCATCGCCTACAAGGATGTACTCCTCCTGTAGCATAAGAGATCCGCCCCAAATACATAGAAAAAACCCACTGAGTATTATCTCTAGCGGTAAAAATCAGTTTTCCCGTAAACTGAGGAGCCTTTAAGGTTTTAAATAAATGAGCCTGGCGAGTGCCAACAAATTGAGGAATTGCGACTTTAAAAGAGTCATTTATATCCGACATTTTTGATAGAAGTAGAGGAGTAAAAGGATTTACATACTTTCAGTGTACTTTATTTGATAGATTATTAGACACAAAAAATTGTGAGTGAGAAGTAGTCACCTGTTAAAACAGGTGGCAGAACGAACGCCGCAGATTTTAATCTGCCTTTTTTGTTTTATCTAGGCTTATGCGATCAATGTAAGATTCAATGATTTGTGTCATTGTTACATCTTTTTGTTGGGCATATTCTTTTAGCTTATTAAATCTTGTTTCTGATAACTTGATTCCTAATCTTTTACTTTTTGTTGTCATAAATGTGTAAACAATGTTAGTATATTTACCATGGATTATAAAACAGTAAAAGTCCTTTTAACAAATAACATTAACGATGAGTGTAATGATTACTTACAGTTTGCTTGTGAACAATCCAATAAACTGTATAATTCGACAGTTTATGCTCTCAGACAAGCTCACTTTGCCAACTGTTCTATAAGAACTTTCTTTGACAAAGAAGATCTTTACCGAGCATCTTTCAAATTGGGCAAGGTTAAAGTAAGTTATCCGCAGTTATGCAAGGATTTAAAAATTAATGATCATTATCAAGCTATTGGGGGTAACCAAGGACAGCAAACTATCAAGTCTGTAGTTGAAAGTTTTAAGTCTTACAATAAGTTGTTGTCTATGTGGTTTCAAGGTGAGTTATCAAATAAACCAAAGTTACCCAATTACCGCAAAAATGGATTATATCAAATATCTTTTGTAGGTAGAGATATTAAGTTTGCAATGGACGGTTTATCATGTTATCTTCCTATCCCAAGATCTCAAAAAGATGAGTTAATCACAGGTAAGCTAAACATTCCTTGTGCAAAAGGAGTAACAGCAGATAACATTGCAGAACTCCGAATAGTTCCATCCCTAGGGAAGTTATGGGCTGAATATGTCTATAAAACTCCTGAGAAAAAAGCAACAGAATTAGATTACAGTCAAGCTATTGGCATAGATAGTGGTATTAATAACTTTATAACTGCTGTTAGCAATACGGGCAAGTCATTTATTCTTTGTGGAAAACATTTAAAATTTATCAACCAAAAATATAACAAAACAGTAGCCCAATATAAAGAAGGAAAATCTGATTTTTATTGGGATGATTATTTGAATGAAATTACTCATAAAAGAAACTGTCAAATCAAAGATAGTGTTAACAAATATGCTCGTTTTGTGATCAATTACTGCCTTAATCACAGGATAGGTAATATTGTTTTTGGTTGGGGGCAAGGGGTGAAAAGTGAGGTTAATTTAGGGAAACGAAATAACCAAAACTTTGTTCAGCTACCTACTGCAAGATTAAAAAATCGTATTAAAGAATTAGCCCATGAAGTAGGTATAAAGTTTGCCGAAACAGAAGAAAGCTATACGAGCAAATCATCTTTTCTTGACGAGGATTTACTACCAAAATATGGTGAAAAACCCAAGGAGTGTAAATTCAGCGGAAAAAGAGTTCAACGTGGCTTGTATAGAACGTCTAATGGACAAACCATTAATGCTGACTGTTTAGGCGCTATTAATATTTTAAAAAAAGTAAGCATACAGCTAGGTTTAAATTTAGCCGAGGTGTGTAGGGGAGCATTGACTCTCCCCCAACGATACCGGGTTAACGACTTAACCAAAGTATATCGTAAGCGAAGCGAACAGGTTTTAACCTGTGTAGCGACATCTGCTTAGAATCCACGTATTTCAATGCGTGGAGAAGTCAAAAAAGAATTGTATTTTATTTTTAGTGTTATATAAATTTATTATTTGTTATTTGACACTCCTCGGCGTGAACGCATGAGGATTCTTGGTTCACTGATTCATCTTACCCTGGCAGGTGTTGCCACCAAACAAGATAGAGGATAAATCTCCCCAAGCGTTTAAGTCCAATAAATCAGACTTGCTTCCGATGTGCCCCATCGTAGCTTTTCTCAAAATATTTAATGATGCTTGTGTATCACGGTCTTCAATGTATCCACAACTACAAACATGAGTTCTGGTTGAAAGACTTTTCTTGATTCGTTTCCCACATTGAAAACAATCTTGAGATGTGTAGGCTGGATTTACCGCAATGGTTAATTTTCCATACTTCACCCCAAAATATTCCAACCATTTACGGAATTGACTCCAACCAGCATCATTAATACTTTTTGATAACTTACTATTTCTAACTAGATTTTTCACCTTTAAATCTTCATAGGCGATCAAGTCGTTTGACTGAATTAGACGCAGTGCGGTTACTTTGCCGAACTCTTCACGTTGCCTACTTACCTTTAAATGTGCTTTGCTGTATCGCTGTCTAGCTTTAATATAGTTGTTACTAACTGGTTTTCCCTTCTTCAATTTCCTCGACTTGCGATGATTGAGTCTATTTAATCTGGCTTCTGAGTAACGATAAAAACGAGGATTCTCCACAAAATTTCCATCACTATCAGCGTAGAAATATTTTAAACCAACATCTATACCCACCATCTTTTTGGTTTGGGGTAGAATCGGAGTTATATCCCTCACATCTAACTTCAAGCAAAACTGGCAAAAGTAACCATCTGCTCGTTTAACAAGTCGTACTCTTTGTATTTGAAACTCTTGGAAATAATATAAATCCCTTGAGCCAATTAACTTGAGAGTACCGATGTTATTACCATCAGTGAAAGTGATTCGTTTATGATCTCGATCTAGTTTCCAACCAGATTGTTTATACTCAATACTACGAGTGCGTTTAGAAAATTTAGGGTATCCTTTTTTTCCCTTAACTTGCTTTTTGCAATTATCATAAAACTTAGATATAGCACTCCAAGCCCTTTCTCCTGCCTGTTGACAAGCAGTGGAGTTAAGACACTTAACAAAAGGAAATTCTTTTCTTAAAGTAGTGGTATATCGATAAACTTCGGCTTTGCCTACGTTTTTAGAGTTCATCCAGAGACTAACACATTTATTGCGTACGAATTGGACTGTACGAATGCCCTCATCGATAGCTTTAAATTGCTGAGTTTTTCCTCTTAATTTGTACTCTAAAATAAACATTTTACGCTGGTTAGCCGAGAATAATAAATATAATAGCATAAAAAAGTCACCCTAAAAGGGCGAGGCTTTAAACCCGTTTTTTAAGGTAAGAATATTTCTCATGAAAAATCAAGAAAAAAGTTATCAAGGGACTGTTTTGTCGGCATTAATTACCAATGCAGGATTTACTGACTATTTAGATTTTAGTCGTCGTACGGGCATTGGCGAATTAATTTTACATCGCATCGATTGTGGATTATTAGAACAAATGCCCCTCAAGCATTTGAGAATGATTGCTAGGGCGTTGAATATGTCTGTGGGTGATTTTATTGTCGCCATTGAGGGAGAGTCTGGTGTATCTGATTCCAAGATTCCCATCAGTAATGATTTAACACAGGAAATTACCCAACAGGTACAACAATCGGTAATCGAAATTTTGGAATCCTTATTATTACAATTACCAACCATGATCAAAGTGGTGGAAAAAAATCCTCAGTTACCTGCTTCTCGCCTTGTGCCTTTGTTAAAGCCATTGAATAAATTATTATCTCATTGGGATATAAAGGCGATCGCCCCAGTAGGTGCTATAGTAAAGTATGATCCTCAACAACATCAACTGATGTCAGAAACCGAGGAGAAAGTAAATGACCTCGTAGAAATCCGCTACGTAGGTTATCGTCAAAAAGACAAATTACTATATCGTGCCAGAGTAAGCCCTGTTAAAACAGTGGAAAAAAAGTAAATCAAGTAATCTAAAAAAATGTAACCGTAACGTAGTATTCGGGAGACACCACTATAACCCCAAATGGGCAAAATGGTACGCTTGAACACGAAGACACAAGAGGTAATCATTTATGGAACT
The sequence above is a segment of the Cyanobacterium stanieri PCC 7202 genome. Coding sequences within it:
- a CDS encoding Tetratricopeptide TPR_1 repeat-containing protein (PFAM: Tetratricopeptide repeat~InterPro IPR001440:IPR019734:IPR013026~KEGG: cyp:PCC8801_0882 TPR repeat-containing protein~PFAM: Tetratricopeptide TPR_1 repeat-containing protein~SMART: Tetratricopeptide repeat~SPTR: TPR repeat-containing protein) — encoded protein: MIKKLWRWGTKKEESALDYEAQEGEESSQPKLFTDDKTLEYLFNQLLEGVAKGWTENRIEKFFQNLEPKITVDSWLVWLQKYGESLVNSLAPHYTIASRMVILGEKTSSLPFYRPVGDLAHEFANEILARKDGIQLEPINGNGDEDDAAEASSLADLLKLLQNDENFARKTARKLGLKNHEPGAIIDKLIKASNSSKEILLEVESITTDEEEELVDLEWVEHWFNLGLEKAEKGDLQGAIASWDKIIEVEPNLGQVWHNRGCALAYLQNYAEAIESFDHALDINVNDVESWHNRGNALYNLRQYPEALMSWERAIGIQPNHAMAWYHKGLVLEALGRFIEAKESYQQVKAIAPEFDAIEIRLQNLS
- a CDS encoding bifunctional deaminase-reductase domain protein (PFAM: RibD C-terminal domain~TIGRFAM: riboflavin-specific deaminase C-terminal domain~COGs: COG1985 Pyrimidine reductase riboflavin biosynthesis~InterPro IPR002734~KEGG: npu:Npun_F1237 deaminase-reductase domain-containing protein~PFAM: bifunctional deaminase-reductase domain protein~SPTR: Bifunctional deaminase-reductase-like protein); this translates as MANLPHITAILAMSADGKISTESAKPARFSSPQDLAHLEEQISLCDAIIFGANTLRAYGTTLTIKQPHLLAQRQERQQNPQPINIVCSASGNLETHYSFFEQPVKRILLTTQKGKENWNININRNDKKILFNDYLIIENKNKKIDWQPVFKHLKSININRVAVLGGGELIASILEKKLIDDLWLTVCPVILGGNQAPSPVGGNSFPQSIPLHLKRVKQVGEELFLNYQIIKN
- a CDS encoding serine O-acetyltransferase (PFAM: Bacterial transferase hexapeptide (three repeats)~TIGRFAM: serine O-acetyltransferase~COGs: COG1045 Serine acetyltransferase~InterPro IPR018357:IPR001451:IPR005881~KEGG: cyc:PCC7424_3701 serine O-acetyltransferase~SPTR: Serine O-acetyltransferase;~TIGRFAM: serine O-acetyltransferase) → MLSSIISDFKIIFERDPAARNWLEVLLCYPGLQAVVLHRFSHWLYRLGVPFIPRFLSHLGRFFTGIEIHPGAQLGQGVFIDHGMGVVIGETAILGDYCLIYQGVTLGGTGKDTGKRHPTLGENVVVGAGAKVLGNLLIGNNVRIGAGSVVLRDVPSECTVVGIPGRIVYRSGVKVNPLEHGNLPDSEATVIRGLIDRIESLEQEIAELKEEQGVMVDR
- a CDS encoding hypothetical protein (KEGG: gga:421808 mitogen-activated protein kinase kinase kinase 7~SPTR: Putative uncharacterized protein); the encoded protein is MAPSKKHSPDYLKSRMGTFLSPLFLASIVVLGIIGIAAWQLIAINNQFREASRRTPAPSRSGASVDIEVENVEDTEEGTAENPIDPNNATTDPDSLSSPEDQPLAEDPLDSDIREVNLFGSDDTVERRNAPTAPNQSRLYDQVLSLPRISPQITPSVGNGNGNANLQGLLSPEFNQQRQTSSQQIPIAPSPLNQAVSNVMGNYNSNRNIPQSQTPPMQNNIPSGGQYYSPPIQTNNVPSSVSPTVNPWTPTPQGMNQNQGSSVPPIGQVSRTNESPF
- a CDS encoding permease YjgP/YjgQ family protein (PFAM: Predicted permease YjgP/YjgQ family~COGs: COG0795 permease~InterPro IPR005495~KEGG: cyt:cce_2027 putative permease YjgP/YjgQ~PFAM: permease YjgP/YjgQ family protein~SPTR: Putative permease YjgP/YjgQ) → MEDKQKITTFKFHISLMDKYILSELIMPFLFGIGLFTALGLSIGTLFELIRRVTESGLFVGVAFQVFLLRMPEFIVLAFPMSLLLATLVAYSRLSSDSEIIALRSVGINLFRLVIPALILSLFITGMTFFINDVVTPSANRQATITLQNALTQVRPDLNERNILYPEYADIVRDDGSVNYGLARLFYAEEFNGDEMKYLTILDFSREGVNQVLTAETARWNISENIWDFFNGTIYVIAMDGSSKNVVRFQHQQLALPRAPLDFANRPLSYDEMSIGQAQQYLNIARLEGNLDEARRLAVKIQSKIALPFVCIVFTMMGSALGIRPQNTGKAKSFGICIALILVYYVLSFMGESFAISGLMSPFMGAWLGNLIGLGIGGWLLYTNTR